The Clarias gariepinus isolate MV-2021 ecotype Netherlands chromosome 4, CGAR_prim_01v2, whole genome shotgun sequence genome window below encodes:
- the LOC128519777 gene encoding C-C chemokine receptor type 4-like, with protein sequence MTTTLNTISDSLDKTTFNTTADYIGPCNYEAHASRFLPVLYSLFFVVGFPGNMLVLWVILRGVQLKSMTDVCLLNLAIADLLLIFTLPFLAHYARDTWIFGNAMCTLVLSVYYIGFYAGIFFIVLMSIDRYLAIVHAVFALRIRTKTYGILASVVIWIIAVAASFPELRYIGVELYDGKKICNAYPKDENHNDVKSAAFIKMNVLGMLIPLGIVGFCYTMVIRKLKTIRNSKKLSIHLVVVVMVVFFCCWIPYNIAALLKVLELQEILPSKCELSKSIQLMLQVTEAVAYLHSCLNPFLYVFVGEKFRKPLAGLLLQTPFKKVQSIRRYMTQIADSVSPQTANVDEFSVDI encoded by the coding sequence TACCACAGCAGATTATATTGGACCATGTAATTACGAAGCCCATGCAAGCCGGTTCCTCCCAGTGCTCTACTCTCTGTTCTTCGTGGTGGGTTTCCCTGGCAACATGCTGGTGTTGTGGGTGATACTGAGAGGCGTTCAGCTGAAAAGCATGACTGATGTATGTCTCCTGAACCTGGCCATTGCTGACCTTCTACTGATCTTCACTCTCCCCTTCCTGGCTCACTATGCCAGAGATACCTGGATATTCGGTAACGCCATGTGCACTCTGGTCCTCAGTGTGTACTACATTGGATTTTATGCTggtattttctttattgtgctGATGAGCATCGACAGATACTTGGCTATCGTCCATGCTGTGTTCGCCTTGAGAATCCGAACAAAAACATATGGGATTTTAGCTAGTGTGGTGATCTGGATTATAGCTGTTGCAGCATCATTTCCTGAGCTACGCTATATTGGAGTTGAATTatatgatggaaaaaaaatttgcaacGCATATCCAAAAGATGAAAATCACAATGATGTGAAAAGTGCagcttttattaaaatgaatgttttgggCATGCTGATTCCACTAGGCATTGTGGGATTTTGCTACACGATGGTCATCCGGAAGCTGAAGACAATACGTAATTCCAAAAAACTATCTATTCATCTTGTAGTTGTGGTCATGGTGGTCTTCTTCTGCTGCTGGATACCATACAACATCGCAGCACTCCTCAAAGTGCTGGAATTGCAAGAAATTTTGCCTTCAAAGTGTGAGCTTAGCAAAAGTATCCAGCTAATGCTGCAAGTCACTGAAGCTGTGGCATACTTGCACAGCTGCCTCAACCCTTTCCTTTATGTTTTTGTGGGTGAAAAGTTCAGGAAGCCCCTCGCCGGGCTCCTTCTTCAGACACCATTTAAAAAAGTGCAGAGTATAAGGCGCTACATGACTCAGATCGCAGATTCAGTGTCTCCACAGACCGCAAATGTGGATGAATTTTCAGTTGATATTTAA